In Porphyromonas cangingivalis, a genomic segment contains:
- a CDS encoding Crp/Fnr family transcriptional regulator — MREYFFDDFLRSNVPLTDEQRVMLFEHSMVKEYDRGDFILSAGETCVHRFFIERGAIREYSIDPKGKEHLLFFAVEGWFLMNVDSVFFNLPSNHFIQAIEPTRLLLINENQLQKLVREDPAFAELDRQLLYEHIQMLHRRITLLQSASAEERYLQFIKDFPEIPLRVPQTMIASYLGITPESLSRVRRAIAKGG, encoded by the coding sequence ATGAGAGAATATTTCTTCGATGACTTTCTCCGATCGAATGTCCCACTGACTGACGAGCAGAGGGTCATGCTCTTTGAGCACAGTATGGTCAAGGAGTACGATCGTGGAGACTTCATACTGAGTGCAGGGGAGACTTGTGTCCACCGCTTTTTTATCGAAAGAGGGGCGATAAGAGAGTATTCGATAGACCCCAAGGGGAAGGAACACTTGTTGTTTTTTGCCGTCGAGGGATGGTTTTTGATGAATGTGGACAGTGTGTTCTTCAACCTACCATCGAACCACTTCATCCAAGCCATAGAGCCCACCCGACTGCTGTTGATCAATGAGAATCAACTCCAAAAGCTCGTCCGTGAGGATCCGGCTTTTGCGGAGCTCGACAGACAACTGCTGTACGAGCATATACAGATGCTCCATAGACGGATCACGCTCCTCCAGAGTGCTTCAGCGGAGGAGCGTTACTTGCAGTTCATCAAGGACTTCCCCGAGATCCCCCTGAGAGTGCCTCAGACGATGATAGCCTCATATCTGGGGATCACGCCGGAGAGTCTGAGCCGTGTCCGCAGAGCAATCGCAAAAGGGGGATGA
- a CDS encoding DUF7336 domain-containing protein, which translates to MKAYILFQTDVHKTKSSRVCFGVFSTEEKAIIAAKENDLYNYLSEVVIIECDIDKFEEL; encoded by the coding sequence ATGAAGGCATATATTTTATTTCAAACGGACGTACACAAAACGAAGTCAAGCCGGGTTTGCTTTGGCGTTTTTTCTACGGAAGAAAAAGCCATCATAGCAGCAAAAGAAAACGACTTATACAATTATCTGTCGGAAGTTGTAATCATCGAATGTGATATAGATAAATTTGAAGAATTATAA
- a CDS encoding pirin family protein, giving the protein MRTKDIALVTAPQSSHWVGDGFFVHNFIPSIKGLSMQEMDPFILLDYNALRDVAPTDVPGGVDVHPHRGFETVTIAYEGEVEHADSAGHGGVIGRGDVQWMTAAKGILHREFHGTEWAKKGGPFQMVQLWTNLPAKDKMSPPKYQSITNASMGKHTLPDGAGMIEVIAGEYQGTAGPATTHSPIYLMNAKLNESGRADFSFPASHNTALLVVRGAIRIGDRDIDTDTFVKFARNGEDFTIEATRPDTVVLVMSGEPLREPIAAYGPFVMNSKVELLQAFEDFNNGRFGHLDTKR; this is encoded by the coding sequence ATGAGAACAAAAGATATTGCACTTGTGACAGCCCCCCAATCTTCACACTGGGTAGGTGACGGCTTCTTTGTCCACAACTTCATCCCTTCCATCAAAGGACTCTCGATGCAGGAGATGGATCCCTTCATCCTCCTCGACTACAATGCCCTTCGTGATGTGGCTCCGACAGATGTCCCCGGAGGAGTGGATGTCCATCCGCACAGAGGATTCGAGACGGTGACCATCGCCTATGAGGGCGAAGTCGAGCATGCCGACAGTGCAGGTCATGGCGGTGTCATCGGTCGTGGAGATGTACAGTGGATGACGGCGGCAAAGGGTATCTTGCACCGAGAGTTTCACGGGACAGAGTGGGCCAAGAAGGGCGGACCGTTTCAGATGGTACAGCTCTGGACGAACCTCCCAGCCAAGGACAAAATGTCTCCCCCCAAGTACCAGTCCATCACCAACGCATCCATGGGTAAGCACACTCTTCCCGATGGTGCCGGGATGATCGAAGTCATTGCGGGCGAGTATCAAGGTACAGCAGGGCCTGCAACCACCCACTCACCGATATATCTCATGAATGCCAAGCTCAACGAAAGTGGTCGAGCGGACTTCTCTTTCCCGGCTTCGCACAACACGGCTCTTCTTGTCGTCCGTGGAGCCATCCGCATAGGAGACAGAGACATTGACACAGACACCTTTGTCAAGTTTGCCCGCAATGGAGAGGACTTCACCATCGAGGCTACTCGCCCCGACACAGTGGTGCTCGTGATGAGTGGCGAACCCCTCCGCGAACCGATAGCGGCTTATGGCCCATTTGTGATGAACTCCAAAGTCGAACTTCTACAGGCTTTCGAGGACTTCAACAACGGTCGTTTCGGACACCTTGACACCAAACGATAA
- a CDS encoding site-specific integrase translates to MKSTFKVLFYLKKGSEKRNGEVTIMARITVDGRICQFSTKQSIHPDNWSVKAGKATGKSCAQLNKLLEDIKASLHQIYHERQRRENYVTAEQIKNEFLGHTENHETLLNLFQKHNDDVKQLIGLSKSASTYQKYEVTRKHLASFIQAKYNLSDIALKSINNMFINDFEVYLMTVGRCNHNTTAKFMQFFKRIVLIARNNGLIVGDPFANYKIRLQRVDRGYLTEDEIKKILELNLVSERLEHVRDLFLFSCFCGLAYIDVAGLRKEHIRKSFDGNLWIMTKRVKTGIDVNVPLLDIPKMILDKYKDKLPNGKILPVISNQKLNSYLKEIADLAGIKKNLTFHLARHTFATTTTLGKGVPIETVSKMLGHTNIETTQIYARITNSKISSDMKGLSEQFTGIEKIYKKVAQ, encoded by the coding sequence ATGAAGAGTACATTCAAAGTCCTTTTCTACCTAAAAAAAGGGTCAGAAAAACGTAATGGAGAGGTAACAATCATGGCAAGAATTACCGTTGATGGAAGAATTTGCCAGTTTAGTACCAAACAAAGTATCCATCCCGATAATTGGAGTGTGAAAGCTGGTAAAGCAACTGGGAAGTCCTGCGCACAACTCAATAAGTTACTGGAAGACATTAAAGCATCATTACACCAAATCTACCATGAACGGCAACGGCGAGAAAACTATGTTACTGCCGAGCAAATCAAGAATGAATTTTTAGGGCATACGGAGAACCACGAAACGTTGCTGAATTTATTTCAGAAGCACAATGATGATGTGAAGCAGCTTATAGGTCTATCTAAATCTGCATCTACCTATCAAAAGTATGAAGTAACCCGCAAGCATCTTGCGAGTTTTATCCAAGCTAAGTACAATCTTTCCGATATAGCTTTGAAGTCTATAAACAATATGTTTATAAATGACTTTGAGGTCTATCTTATGACAGTTGGCAGATGTAACCATAACACGACTGCCAAGTTTATGCAGTTCTTCAAACGTATAGTCTTGATTGCCCGGAACAACGGGCTGATAGTCGGCGACCCTTTTGCCAACTATAAAATACGCTTACAAAGGGTTGATAGAGGATACCTTACGGAAGATGAAATCAAGAAAATCCTTGAACTCAACCTTGTTTCCGAAAGGCTGGAACACGTTCGGGATTTATTTCTTTTTTCTTGTTTTTGCGGTTTGGCTTATATAGATGTAGCAGGACTTAGAAAAGAGCATATCCGCAAGTCGTTTGACGGCAACCTTTGGATTATGACTAAGCGGGTGAAAACTGGAATAGATGTAAATGTACCGTTACTGGACATTCCAAAGATGATTTTGGATAAATATAAGGATAAGCTTCCTAACGGTAAAATCCTTCCTGTAATCAGTAATCAAAAACTTAATTCCTATTTGAAAGAGATTGCCGACCTTGCCGGAATCAAGAAAAACCTAACGTTTCACCTTGCCCGTCATACCTTTGCCACCACAACGACACTGGGTAAAGGAGTTCCCATTGAAACCGTTTCTAAAATGCTGGGGCATACCAATATTGAAACGACCCAAATCTATGCCCGCATTACTAATAGTAAGATTAGCAGCGACATGAAGGGACTTTCCGAACAGTTTACTGGTATTGAAAAAATCTATAAAAAAGTGGCTCAATAG
- a CDS encoding DUF3873 domain-containing protein: MESLNKNGVSTTQEPGQEKYVTFIAGAFRGTEYFQYDYRHTDGELFSTVAKTLEECRKRRDEWLNKKQ, encoded by the coding sequence ATGGAATCACTAAATAAAAACGGAGTGTCCACGACCCAAGAGCCGGGGCAGGAAAAATATGTAACGTTCATTGCGGGAGCGTTCAGGGGGACAGAATATTTCCAGTATGATTATCGCCATACGGATGGAGAGCTTTTCTCTACGGTAGCGAAAACGCTGGAAGAGTGCCGAAAACGGCGGGATGAATGGTTAAACAAAAAACAGTAA
- a CDS encoding conjugal transfer protein TraO: MKKLICVIAVLCLCQTFNLAHAQRYLPGQKGIQLTGGMADGFKKPGKPESAYYFGAALATYTKNGNRWVVGAEYFNKEYEYKNVTVPVSQFTGEGGYYIKILSDRRKTFFLSFGLSALAGYETSNWGDKELYDGSTLTNKDAFVYGGAATLELETYLTDRVVFLINARERVLFGSSIGKFHTQFGVGFKFIIN, from the coding sequence ATGAAGAAATTAATCTGTGTTATAGCAGTGTTGTGTTTGTGCCAGACTTTCAACCTGGCACACGCACAACGTTACCTGCCCGGACAAAAAGGAATCCAACTTACGGGCGGGATGGCAGACGGCTTTAAGAAGCCCGGTAAACCGGAATCGGCGTATTATTTCGGTGCAGCGCTTGCCACTTATACCAAAAACGGAAACCGTTGGGTAGTCGGTGCGGAATACTTCAATAAGGAGTATGAATATAAGAATGTAACCGTACCTGTAAGCCAGTTTACGGGAGAAGGCGGGTATTATATAAAAATACTTTCCGACCGCCGGAAAACCTTCTTTCTGTCCTTCGGGTTGTCAGCTCTTGCCGGATATGAAACAAGCAACTGGGGAGATAAGGAACTATACGATGGTTCTACACTCACGAACAAAGATGCCTTTGTTTATGGTGGGGCTGCTACGCTGGAACTGGAAACTTACCTGACGGACAGGGTGGTTTTTCTTATCAATGCCCGTGAACGTGTGCTGTTTGGTTCTTCCATCGGGAAGTTCCACACACAATTCGGGGTCGGTTTTAAATTCATAATAAATTAG
- a CDS encoding TraL conjugative transposon family protein, translated as MVKKSLTNLRDWIDDKLRYACGSLSKDARIIIIITFILGGSILSIYWTVSSIYNIGKKSAEKEFMEIRHIERLELERKDSINHYQLQKYGTESEFESGNE; from the coding sequence ATGGTAAAGAAATCATTAACGAACCTGCGGGACTGGATAGACGATAAGCTGCGCTATGCTTGTGGAAGCCTGTCGAAAGATGCCCGGATTATCATTATCATAACCTTTATTCTCGGCGGTAGTATCCTTTCTATTTACTGGACGGTTTCTTCCATATATAATATAGGAAAGAAGAGTGCAGAGAAAGAGTTTATGGAGATAAGACACATTGAACGCTTGGAACTGGAACGGAAAGACAGTATAAACCATTATCAATTACAAAAATATGGAACAGAATCAGAATTTGAATCAGGAAACGAGTAA
- the traM gene encoding conjugative transposon protein TraM → MEQNQNLNQETSNNKEGKEKKQLSPQELQKRKKLIIFPLMFLAFAGCMWLIFAPSSKDEVKPEEIGGFNADIPLPKEDGIYSDKKTVYEQESMKSKQEDRMRSLQDFGFTLGEENKVTDNLSLTADLPEEQPANNSRSYYGGSSRNGSYVQSSAYAYQDINRQLGSFYETPKEDPEKEELARKIEELESRLYERENTQSTADEQLALLEKSYELAAKYMNGGQEQAVKQVTPTASIQGKVQALPVQAVTEQTVSGLQVPMSDAGFIAAYSQPRNFGFNTAVGTGSLMGKNTILACIHEDQSVMDGQNVRLRLLEPLQAGHIRMPKNSLLSGTARVQGERMDINISSLEYEGNIIPVELVVYDSDGQKGLSVPSSLEMQALNEGMANIGAGLGSSFTVNQNAGAAIVSDLTRGVLQGGSQYLSKKIRTVKVNLKADYKVMLYTKQ, encoded by the coding sequence ATGGAACAGAATCAGAATTTGAATCAGGAAACGAGTAACAACAAAGAAGGGAAAGAGAAAAAGCAACTTTCCCCGCAGGAATTACAGAAACGGAAGAAACTTATCATCTTCCCGTTGATGTTCCTTGCTTTTGCCGGATGTATGTGGCTGATATTTGCCCCGTCCTCAAAAGACGAAGTAAAGCCGGAGGAAATCGGCGGTTTTAATGCCGATATTCCATTACCCAAAGAAGACGGGATATATAGCGATAAAAAGACGGTTTACGAACAGGAATCCATGAAATCGAAACAGGAAGACCGGATGCGTTCTTTGCAGGACTTCGGCTTTACATTGGGTGAAGAAAATAAGGTTACGGATAATTTGAGCCTGACCGCCGACCTGCCGGAAGAACAACCAGCAAATAACAGCCGGAGTTATTACGGCGGTTCTTCCCGCAATGGTTCTTATGTCCAATCTTCGGCTTATGCCTATCAGGATATAAACCGACAGTTGGGAAGTTTCTACGAAACACCCAAAGAAGACCCGGAAAAAGAAGAACTGGCACGGAAGATTGAAGAACTGGAATCCCGGCTGTATGAACGGGAGAATACCCAAAGTACGGCGGATGAACAACTGGCACTACTTGAAAAATCCTATGAACTGGCAGCCAAATACATGAATGGCGGGCAGGAACAGGCAGTAAAGCAGGTAACGCCAACTGCATCCATACAGGGAAAGGTTCAGGCGTTGCCTGTACAAGCGGTAACGGAACAAACCGTTTCGGGACTGCAAGTACCTATGAGTGATGCGGGGTTTATCGCAGCATATAGCCAGCCCCGGAACTTTGGATTTAATACGGCGGTCGGAACTGGGTCGTTAATGGGAAAGAATACTATTCTTGCCTGTATCCATGAAGACCAGTCGGTAATGGACGGGCAGAATGTCCGGCTTCGCCTGTTAGAGCCGTTACAGGCAGGTCATATCCGTATGCCGAAAAACAGCCTGTTATCAGGAACGGCACGGGTTCAGGGTGAGCGCATGGATATTAATATATCTTCATTGGAATATGAAGGTAATATCATTCCGGTTGAATTGGTGGTCTATGATTCGGACGGGCAAAAAGGTTTATCCGTTCCGTCCTCGCTGGAAATGCAAGCCCTGAACGAAGGTATGGCAAATATCGGGGCTGGGCTTGGCTCAAGTTTTACTGTCAATCAAAATGCGGGGGCTGCCATCGTGTCGGATTTGACAAGGGGTGTTCTGCAAGGCGGTTCGCAATACCTCTCAAAAAAAATCAGGACGGTAAAAGTAAACCTGAAGGCCGATTATAAAGTAATGCTATACACAAAACAATAA
- a CDS encoding cation transporter, which yields MYKSIFHIPKMDCPCEESLIRMKLQDTKSIKHLDFDLAKRILVVTHSGDSSNFITELESLNLGAKLQETVATDGNDSIDNPARQRRVLWIVLAINFAFFLIEITTGLISGSMGLVADSLDMLADALVYGMSLMAVGAVIAKKKRVALISGYLQILLAALGLSEVIRRFLGFEIMPEFKTMIVISLLALLANSICLWLLQRTKSKDAHIRASVIFSANDVIINIGVIIAALFVWWLESNIPDLIIGIVVFLVVIRGAIRILKLAK from the coding sequence ATGTATAAATCAATATTTCATATTCCAAAAATGGATTGCCCCTGTGAAGAAAGCCTTATTCGCATGAAATTACAGGATACTAAATCTATCAAGCATCTTGATTTCGACCTTGCAAAACGGATATTAGTTGTAACACATAGTGGCGACAGCAGTAATTTTATTACAGAACTTGAATCACTTAATCTTGGTGCAAAGCTTCAAGAAACAGTGGCAACAGATGGTAATGATTCTATCGATAATCCAGCCCGACAGCGAAGAGTTCTATGGATTGTACTCGCAATCAATTTCGCTTTCTTTTTGATTGAAATTACAACAGGGCTTATTTCAGGTTCAATGGGATTAGTAGCAGATAGCCTTGATATGTTGGCGGATGCTCTTGTTTATGGTATGAGCCTTATGGCTGTGGGGGCTGTTATTGCAAAGAAAAAGCGAGTGGCACTTATAAGCGGCTACCTACAAATTTTACTTGCAGCATTAGGGCTGTCAGAGGTTATAAGGCGTTTCTTAGGATTTGAGATTATGCCCGAATTTAAAACCATGATTGTCATTAGCTTACTTGCCTTACTTGCTAACTCCATCTGTCTATGGTTGCTTCAACGTACTAAAAGTAAGGATGCACATATTAGAGCAAGCGTAATATTTTCGGCAAACGATGTTATTATAAATATTGGAGTTATTATAGCAGCCTTATTTGTTTGGTGGCTTGAAAGCAATATCCCTGATTTGATAATAGGTATAGTAGTTTTTCTTGTTGTTATTCGTGGTGCAATCCGAATTTTGAAACTGGCTAAATAA
- the coaA gene encoding type I pantothenate kinase, which produces MRSDLHTDETQELPPLYAATFSPFQSFTRQEWSRLDDHPDFPLQEINLSKLQGLNEPLTFEEIQDVYLPLCRLLQIHITHRKRLHAEYDTFFHRRGVKIPYVIGIAGSVAVGKSTTARVLRKLLSMNPATPHVDLITTDGYLYPNAELEARGILNRKGFPESYDAVRLLSFLSAVKSGRPNLESPIYSHLYYDVIPDEVQIVNNPDILIVEGINVLQVQTVPGKAKRQVFVSDFFDFSIYVDADMSDIREWYIERFLKLQRTAFQDPDSFFTRYANLSEEEARRLGNSIWEEINLVNLEQNIQPTRFRSDLILEKGHNHAIRGVRLRKV; this is translated from the coding sequence ATGAGGTCGGACTTACATACAGACGAGACACAGGAGCTTCCACCGCTCTATGCTGCGACATTTTCGCCTTTTCAGAGCTTTACTCGTCAGGAGTGGAGCCGGCTTGACGACCATCCGGACTTCCCATTGCAGGAGATCAACCTTTCGAAGTTGCAAGGGCTCAATGAGCCTCTCACGTTTGAGGAGATACAAGATGTCTACCTCCCCTTGTGCAGGCTTTTGCAGATACACATCACGCATCGAAAGAGGCTTCATGCAGAGTACGATACGTTTTTTCACCGTCGGGGTGTCAAGATCCCCTATGTCATCGGCATTGCCGGTAGTGTGGCGGTAGGAAAGAGCACGACAGCGAGGGTTCTTCGCAAGCTCCTTTCGATGAATCCCGCGACACCTCATGTCGACCTCATCACTACCGACGGTTATCTCTATCCCAATGCCGAGCTCGAAGCTCGTGGTATCCTCAACCGTAAGGGCTTCCCTGAGAGTTACGATGCCGTCCGTCTCCTTAGCTTCCTTTCTGCTGTCAAGAGTGGCCGTCCCAATCTTGAGTCTCCCATCTACTCTCATCTCTACTACGATGTCATCCCCGATGAGGTGCAGATCGTCAATAATCCCGATATCCTTATTGTGGAAGGCATCAATGTCTTGCAAGTCCAGACCGTCCCCGGAAAGGCGAAGCGACAAGTCTTTGTGTCGGACTTCTTCGATTTCAGTATTTACGTAGATGCGGATATGTCGGACATACGAGAGTGGTACATCGAACGGTTTTTGAAGCTCCAGCGTACGGCCTTCCAAGATCCGGACTCCTTCTTCACACGATATGCCAATCTCTCCGAAGAAGAGGCACGTCGACTCGGTAACAGCATCTGGGAAGAGATCAACCTCGTAAATCTCGAACAAAATATCCAGCCGACACGATTCCGCTCGGATCTCATCCTGGAGAAGGGGCACAACCACGCCATCCGAGGGGTTCGTCTCCGCAAGGTCTGA
- a CDS encoding ORF6N domain-containing protein: MELQVIQNKIFEVRGYRVMLDFHLAELYNVKTKVLKQAVKRNIQRFPSDFMFELDKEEFHQLVTICDQFPETLKHSSVSPMVFTEQGVAMLSTVLRSQTAIDVNISIMRAFVLMRQMVIGYDELLKRIEELEESTDAQFSEIYQALTQLLSKPDPKPRKPIGYRIPDEEK; encoded by the coding sequence ATGGAATTGCAAGTCATTCAAAACAAAATCTTTGAAGTCCGGGGATACAGGGTAATGCTGGACTTCCATTTAGCAGAGTTATATAATGTAAAGACAAAAGTTCTCAAACAGGCTGTCAAACGTAACATTCAGCGCTTTCCTTCTGACTTTATGTTTGAACTGGATAAAGAAGAGTTTCACCAACTGGTCACAATTTGTGACCAGTTCCCCGAAACCCTAAAACACAGTTCTGTCAGCCCAATGGTTTTCACGGAACAGGGTGTAGCAATGCTTTCTACGGTATTAAGAAGTCAAACAGCAATAGATGTAAATATATCTATTATGCGGGCATTTGTCCTGATGCGACAAATGGTTATCGGATATGATGAACTTCTTAAACGTATCGAGGAACTGGAAGAAAGTACAGATGCACAGTTCAGTGAGATATACCAAGCTTTAACCCAGTTATTAAGTAAACCTGACCCCAAACCAAGAAAACCCATAGGGTACAGAATACCTGATGAAGAAAAGTAA
- the traN gene encoding conjugative transposon protein TraN, with protein MKKLIIMFALVIGAVTVKAQSNDLFQGITQKFPYGQMVTPYGVQVTFAKTVHIIFPSTVKYVDLGSNHLIAGKADGAENVIRVKAATEGFPGETNFSVICEDGSFYSFNAKYANEPEMLNIEMKDFLENESITDYSHTRMNIYFRELGNESPLLVKLIMQSIYKNNDREIRHLGCKRFGIQFLIKGIYVHNGMFYFHTQVKNSSNVPFDTDFIKFKVVDKKVAKRTAIQESVLYPVRSFNEVIIIGGKSTVRTVYTLPKFTIPDDKILVVELVEKNGGRHQNIRIESSDIVNARVINELKIK; from the coding sequence ATGAAAAAGTTAATTATCATGTTCGCACTGGTTATCGGTGCGGTAACGGTCAAAGCGCAAAGCAATGATTTGTTTCAGGGTATTACCCAAAAATTTCCTTACGGGCAGATGGTTACGCCTTATGGCGTTCAGGTCACTTTTGCCAAAACAGTACACATTATCTTCCCTTCCACTGTCAAATATGTGGATTTGGGTTCTAACCATCTTATCGCAGGAAAAGCGGATGGGGCAGAAAATGTTATCCGTGTTAAAGCTGCTACCGAAGGTTTTCCGGGAGAAACCAACTTTTCAGTTATCTGTGAGGACGGCAGTTTTTATTCTTTCAATGCCAAATACGCCAATGAGCCGGAAATGCTGAACATCGAAATGAAAGACTTCCTTGAGAATGAAAGCATAACTGATTATTCCCATACCCGGATGAACATTTACTTCCGTGAATTAGGTAATGAATCGCCTTTGCTGGTAAAGCTGATAATGCAGTCTATCTATAAAAATAACGATAGAGAAATACGCCACTTGGGATGCAAGCGTTTCGGGATACAATTTTTAATCAAGGGAATTTACGTGCATAACGGAATGTTCTATTTCCATACACAGGTGAAGAACTCTTCCAATGTTCCGTTTGATACGGACTTCATTAAATTTAAGGTTGTCGATAAGAAGGTGGCAAAGCGCACTGCCATTCAGGAATCGGTACTTTATCCCGTCCGCAGTTTTAACGAAGTGATTATCATAGGCGGAAAATCCACTGTCCGCACGGTCTATACCTTACCAAAGTTCACCATCCCGGACGATAAGATACTGGTGGTAGAGCTGGTCGAAAAGAACGGTGGCCGTCACCAAAATATCCGTATCGAAAGTTCGGATATTGTGAACGCCAGAGTGATTAACGAACTTAAAATCAAGTAA
- a CDS encoding NADPH-dependent FMN reductase, whose amino-acid sequence MNEASTKRPIKIVAFAGSTSSTSINRHLVASVLKQMPGYEVRILDLNDYEMPLFSEDREKAGYPPQTKAFLEAMDGADGIVCSLAEHNGSYSAAFKNLFDWSSRVRREVFGQKPMLLMSTSPGRLGGANVLAAGKSTFPLCGAEVVATFSLPSFGRNFDIESLSITDDALKAQCTEAVDTFVARLEK is encoded by the coding sequence ATGAACGAAGCATCTACAAAAAGACCCATTAAGATCGTTGCCTTTGCAGGCAGCACTTCAAGCACTTCAATCAACCGACACCTTGTCGCATCTGTGTTGAAACAGATGCCCGGATACGAAGTTCGCATCCTCGATCTCAACGACTATGAGATGCCACTCTTCTCCGAAGACAGAGAAAAAGCCGGTTATCCACCACAAACAAAAGCATTTCTCGAAGCCATGGATGGTGCCGATGGCATAGTGTGTTCGTTGGCCGAACACAACGGCTCATACAGCGCAGCTTTCAAGAACCTCTTCGACTGGTCATCCCGTGTCCGTCGTGAGGTGTTTGGACAGAAGCCCATGCTCCTCATGAGTACTTCACCCGGCCGACTTGGTGGTGCCAATGTCCTTGCTGCCGGAAAGAGTACCTTCCCCCTCTGCGGCGCAGAAGTCGTTGCGACGTTTTCGCTTCCGAGCTTCGGACGCAATTTCGACATCGAAAGTCTCAGCATCACCGATGATGCTCTCAAGGCTCAATGCACCGAAGCTGTCGATACTTTCGTAGCACGTTTGGAAAAGTAA
- a CDS encoding DUF3872 domain-containing protein: protein MKKIIRNILMGVYLLGAMLLVFSCDDKLDVQQVYPFTVTTMPVQKRIKMGETAEIRFQLQREGYYEDTKYFIRYFQPDGKGTLRMANGTVFLPNDLYPLPGETFRLYYTSASTDQQQIDVYIEDSFGQVVQLTFAFNNENEKEEQKE from the coding sequence ATGAAAAAGATAATCAGAAACATATTAATGGGGGTGTACTTGCTGGGAGCAATGCTGCTGGTGTTTTCTTGTGATGATAAGCTGGATGTTCAGCAGGTTTACCCGTTTACGGTAACAACGATGCCCGTGCAAAAACGTATTAAGATGGGTGAAACGGCAGAAATACGTTTTCAACTTCAAAGGGAAGGATATTACGAAGATACCAAGTATTTCATCAGGTATTTTCAACCGGATGGAAAAGGTACGCTTCGGATGGCGAACGGAACAGTTTTTCTTCCAAATGATTTGTACCCGCTTCCGGGCGAAACGTTCCGCCTATACTATACTTCGGCTTCCACCGACCAGCAACAAATTGATGTGTATATCGAAGACAGCTTCGGGCAGGTGGTACAGCTAACGTTTGCTTTTAATAATGAGAACGAGAAAGAAGAGCAAAAGGAATGA
- a CDS encoding antirestriction protein ArdA, with product MEATSLSEARIYVGTYAKYNDGSIEGKWFDLSDFSDKDEFYEACKELHADEEDPEYMFQDWENIPDELIGESWLSDNFFDIRDAMDDLSEDEQEAFMVWCNHGSHDLSTEDAHDLISSFRDDFQGKYNEEEDYAYEVVEQCYELPEFAKTYFDYEKFARDLFMGDYWFEDGFVFRAS from the coding sequence ATGGAAGCAACAAGTTTAAGCGAAGCAAGGATTTATGTAGGTACATACGCAAAGTACAACGATGGCTCAATCGAGGGCAAGTGGTTTGACCTTTCCGACTTTTCGGACAAAGACGAGTTTTACGAAGCTTGTAAGGAGTTACACGCAGACGAAGAAGACCCGGAATATATGTTTCAGGACTGGGAAAATATACCGGATGAATTAATAGGCGAAAGCTGGTTATCAGACAATTTTTTCGACATCCGGGATGCAATGGACGATTTAAGCGAAGACGAGCAGGAAGCGTTTATGGTGTGGTGTAATCACGGTTCACACGACCTATCTACCGAAGATGCACACGACCTTATTTCTTCTTTCAGGGATGATTTTCAGGGCAAATATAATGAAGAAGAAGATTACGCCTATGAAGTTGTAGAACAGTGCTACGAACTGCCGGAGTTCGCAAAAACATACTTCGATTATGAAAAGTTTGCCCGTGACCTGTTTATGGGTGATTACTGGTTTGAGGATGGTTTTGTTTTCCGGGCTTCCTGA